The Tunicatimonas pelagia genome contains the following window.
TGCTGCTCGCGCAGCCGATCTTCGTAAATTTGCATCAACCAAGCAGCGGATCATTGCTTATTTACATGGGTGGGTTAGTCACTAAACATGCACATTTGTTTAATAGCTTATCATGTTTCTCCGCTACAGGGTGGGTTTTTAACAGGTTGCTAAGTAAAAAAAAGGGAGCCTAAGCTCCCTAAGGCTATTGTAGCCCTTCGTTGTATAGACGGATGATCCTTTCAGATTGATAGGTCGCCGTGTTGCTCCGATGGCGCTGCCAGCATCCCTGTTGCCTTGACCAGCGAAAGCCATGCTGTTTGAGTTCGGCTCTTACTTCAACGGAAGGCTTGTCCGGAAAGAAGATCTGTAGTCGGTTGTGCTCTACACTGTCTACGATTTTCACATCACCTACTATCTGTTCAGTAGTCTCTTCGCTTTCGGCTTTCTCCAGCTGAGCGATACGTTCGCGGATACGCCGGATGTTAGCGTTATTATTAGACAGCCGCCAGCTCTGAAATCCCCGCTTTTCGTAGCTGTAGGTTGGATTCAGTAATTGGTGGATCGTAGAAGCGTTTAATCCATATTCGTCTGCTAGTTGCTTTGTAATCTCCTCGTCCTTCAATTTCTTAGATCGACAAAGCTTATTAATGGCCTTCAAAGACGATTGATATTCTTCTAAATCTTTAAGACGACACCTCAGTTTCTGAATAGCTTCCGGATCATCACTGTAGATAGTACGATCGTTCTCAATGGTTTGCGCTTTTTGCTCATAGTAGCGAGCTTTGCCATCGTGCTCTATTGACTTTCGCATGTTGTTGTCAATGCGCTTGATATCCGC
Protein-coding sequences here:
- a CDS encoding DUF3560 domain-containing protein; amino-acid sequence: MKSNFEERRQNRKDRYEELADKNRQQSQERYQTARNIGKHIPMGQPILVGHHSERGHRADIKRIDNNMRKSIEHDGKARYYEQKAQTIENDRTIYSDDPEAIQKLRCRLKDLEEYQSSLKAINKLCRSKKLKDEEITKQLADEYGLNASTIHQLLNPTYSYEKRGFQSWRLSNNNANIRRIRERIAQLEKAESEETTEQIVGDVKIVDSVEHNRLQIFFPDKPSVEVRAELKQHGFRWSRQQGCWQRHRSNTATYQSERIIRLYNEGLQ